Genomic window (Saccharothrix australiensis):
GCGTTCACGCCGGGACGGGTCGACCTGTCGGGCCACCCAGCCGTAACAGGTGGACGTGGAGACACCGAGGACCCGGAGGACGAACTCGACCCCGAAGCGGCCGCGAAGCTGCTCGACGAGCTTCACGACCGTCGCCGGGTCGGGTCGGGTTCCACCGCGAAGAACGCGGACGCGGTCTTCAGGATCTCGTTGGCGCGTTTGAATTCCGCGTTCTCCTTGCGCAGCTGGCGCAGCTCCTCCGACTCGGTCGAGGTGGGCCGGTCGTCCCGCTCGCCGCGGTCGGCCTCGTCCTGCCGGATCCAGTTCCGCAACGCCTCCGGGTGCACGCCCAACTGCTCGGCCAAGCGCCGGACCACCGGTTTGGGATCCGACTCCCTGAACAACCGGACAGCACGCGCCCTCGACTCGTCGGGGTACTTCTTCGGTGGTGCCACGGACGCTCCCTTCAGGCCCTACGGACCATGCCTGGAAAGCCTCCGAGCTATCGGGGGAACCTCACCCACCATCCTGTTAGCTGTTGCGGGTCATGACGTTGGCGACGGTCGGTAGGGGCCGAGACGGGGGGACGGGTCTGTCGGCGGCGGGATGGAAGTGCGGCCAACACATCCGCCGAGCAGAAAGACCTGTCCGTGCTCCACCGTAACGCCCCGCTGTCCGTCGAAGGCCGCCACCGCCTGGTCCAGCGCTGCCGCACCCGCCCCATCGCCCACGTCGCCGAGATGGGCATCTCCCGGAAGGCGCCTCCAAGTGGGTCAACCGCTATCGCCGCTTCGGCGAGGCCGGCCTGGCCGACCGCCCCAGCGCTCCGCGCCGGCAGCCCACCGCCACACCGGCCGAGGTGGTGGTCCGGATCGAGCGGCTGCGTCGCGACCGCACGTGGTCGGCCCGCCGTATCGCGCTGGACCCGCCGCCGAGGGCGCGGCCGGGTCGGTGCGCACCGTCGGCCGGCACCCGGCCCACCTCGGGCTCAACCGCCGCCGGTTCCTCGACCCGACCGGGGAGAACAACCGCGCTCCCCGCCGGATCGTCGCCCGCCGGCCCGGCCACATGGTCCACCTCGACGTCAAGAAGGTCGGCGTGATCCCCGACGGCGGTGGCCGGCGGGTCCACGGCCGAGGCAGCGAGCAGGCCAAACAGGTCGAACGCGCCAAGAACACCGCCAGCGGCAAGCAGCGCAGCCACACCTACCCGCACTCCGCGGTCGACGGGTTCTCCCGCCCGGCCTACACCAAGGCATGCCTCTACGCCCACGCCTGGACCAGCGAACAACAACGCACCGACGCCCTGACGGTCTGACGGTCTGACGGTCTGACGGTCTGACGGTCTGGAACGTGCACTACAACTACCATCGCCCCCACACCGCCGCCGGAAACCGACCATCAGCAACCCGGCTCCACACCAGCGTCACCAACGTCCTGGCCTCATGCAGTTGGCCTGTCCTACCGTCCTGTGCGTGGGTATCAGCCGGTCGTTCGTAGGATCGGCGGACACCAGCATTGCCGGGTATGGCTGTGAGCTTGTCGCCGTCCGGTGGCTCAAGGCGACAGGCCGGCGGAGGCGACCGTGCCCAGAGCTTCTGGGCCGGGTGGACATCGGCAAGGAACATCACCACTGCGTGGTGATCGACTCGGAGGGCAGGCGGTGTTGTCTCGCCGGGTGCTCTACGGCGAGCAGGAGTTGATCGGCGATGTGCTCGCGTTGTCGAGCGATGTGCAGTGAGCGGTGGACGTCAACCACGGCGGCGCAGCCTTGTTGATCGGTCTGCTGCTGGGTCACGATCAGTCGGTGGTCTACCTCACCGGCCTTGCCGTGCACCGCGCTGTGGATGCTCACCGGGGGTAGGTCAAGACCGACGCGGAGGACGCCTTCGTCATTGCCGACCAGGCCCGGATGCGCACCGATCTCGGCGTGCTGCGGCCGGGCGACGAGGTCGCCGTCTACCTGCGGACTCCCACCCGGAGGCGGACCGACCTGGTCGACGGCCGCACCCGGCAGACCAACCGGCTCCGCGACCAGCTCCTGGCGTTCTTCCCCGCCCTGGAACGAGTCCGAGCCTGACGAACAAGGGACCGGTCCTCGGCCGCCGAGATGGTGGCCCGCATCGCCGAGGTCCTGGTCGCGCTCGACGAGGAAATCGCTTCGCTCGACACGCTCGTCGAGGCGTGGTTTCGGCAGCACCGGCACGCCGAGATGATCCTGAGCCTGCCGGGCATGGGTGTCCAGCTCGGCGCCGAGTTCATCGCCGCGACCGGTGGTGACCTGACGGCTTTCGGGTCGGCGGACCGCCTGGCCACCTTCGCGGGCCTGGCTCCTGAGCCTCGTGACTACGACCGCAAGCGCGGTGAAGGAAAGAGCCACCAGCGCGCGGTGCCGGCGTTGGCGCGCCGCAGAGCCAATCGTTCTGCCACACCTGCGGCCGCAGCAAGGACGAGCACCGCATGATCCCCGGCTCGGGCCGGGTGCTCAAGTCGGTGTCCGGTTCTCAGTCTGCTCGTGAGAGTTCTCCGGCCGAGGTGCGCCAACGGCGTCGCCATGTTCCCGGTGCGACGCCCTCGACACGGCGGAAAGCTCGGCTGAAGGCGGCGTCGGTGTCGTAGCCGATCGTCCGTGCGATCTGCCCGAGGCTCAATTGCGTGTCACGCAGCAGTCTTTTCGCTCGGTGCATCCGCCAGCAAGTGAGGTGGTTGATCGGTGAATCGCCTGTCTTCTGCTTGAACGCCGCGGCGAAGGCCGCCCGCGACATCCCGGCCCGGCTCGCGAGTTCCTTGACCGTCCAAGGATGGGCGATATCGGTGTGCAGTTCGCGCAGGGCCGGCGCGAGCCTTGGGTCGCTCAGCGCGGCAAGCCATCCGTGCGGGGCCGTGGCGGATGACGAGACATAGGTCCGTAGCGCGTACACGAAGAGCGCTTCGGCCAAGCGGCTCATGATGAATCCGGACCCGAAGCCGGGGAATGAGCGCTCCAGCTCCAACAACCGGAACGTGGAGCGCAACGCGTCGTCGGCCGAGTCGTCGAGGTCGAACCGCAACACGGGCGGCAGCGCCCGCAACAGGGGCTCGGTGACCCCGCTGTCCAAGGCCAACCGAGCCGAAACGATCTCGGTCAGCGGTCCGTTCCCGCCGTGGCGCACCGAGGGATCGCGCTCGGCCGCCAGGAGGCTCTCACAGCTGACCGTGCTCCGCCCCGGCTCGTCCGCGACGGCGAACTCGGCGTCGGCTTGGACCAGGAAGCAGGCGCCGGGGGTGAGCAGTGCCGGAGCCGTGTTCGCGCCGCGCAGCCACCAGCAACGCCCGCTCCTGACCATCATCACATAGGTCGCACGGGGCGAGCGGAACGAGATCCCCCACGGCCCGCGGGCCTGCACCAGCACATACCGCGAGTCCTCACCGGACCTTGCTGACAGGACGTCGTCGATAGGGTCCACATCGACACGTTAGACGATCAGTCGTGGAAACAAGACGATCGACGATCGTCCGTCTTGAAGCTTCGTCGTAGCGTCGACGGCGACACGAGAGGCACGTCGACGCGGCTCCCGCCACGACGAGTTGCCCTTCGTTCGTCGTAGCAGCGCACCAGCCGAGCACCAGTGGAGTTGACATGCCCGAGTCCCCCGCCCCGGCCCCGTCGGTCGCCATCGCCTTCCACTCCGGCCACGGGCACACCGCGGTCCTCGCGGAGGCCGCCCGGCGCGGCGCGGCCGTGGCCGGTGCCAACGCGATCCTCGTGCCCGTGGACACCATCACCGAGCGACAATGGCGGCAGTTGGACGATGCCGACGCGATCGTGTTCGGCTCGCCCACCCACATGGGCAGCGCGTCCGCCGCATTCCACACCTTCGCCGAGGCCACCAGCCGTCGTTTCGCGGAAGGCCGCTGGGCCGACAAGCTCGCGGCAGGCTTCACCAACTCCGCGTCCAAGTACGGCGACAAGGCGGGCACTCTCGCCTTCTTCGCCACCTTCGCCGCCCAGCACCGCATGCTGTGGGTCAGCCTCGGCCTCGCCCCCGGCTGGAACTCGACCACCGCCACCGAGAACGACCTCAACCGCCTCGGCTTCTGGGGTGGCGCCGGAGCCCAGACCCCAGTGGACGGCGGCATCGAAACCGTTCACCCGTCCGACATCGCCACCGTCGAGCACCTCGGCGGCCGGGTCGCCCGCCAGGCGGCACTCGTGGCAGCCGGACGCCGCGCTGTCCGCCTCACTTCCTGACCGACTACCAGTGCCTCCGGGCCGGACGCCGCCCTGGCCACCAGGTGCCCGCCGTCCACGCCCGTCAGCAGGACGGTGACGGTGTCCACCACGAACAGCCCGATCTCCGTCGCCGGTCGACCGACGAAGACCGGGCTGTTCGCTCGGGTTCCGCTCGGCGGCGGCACGATGTCGTCGCACGGCGAGCGCTGGTCGAACCACATGAAGCCCCGGCGAGGACCGCGGACCGCTGGACCGATTCCTCGCCCCGCCACGGTTCACAGCACGGCGGTGAAGGTGACGGCGCCGCTGACGCTGGTCAGGCCCTCCGGAGTGAGGCAAGCGGTGAGGGTGGTGGCGGGCAGGACCTTGGTCTGCACGACGGTCGCACCCTCGAACAGGCCGTCGACCACGGTGCCGGTCAGGACGAGCACGGTGGTCCCGCCGGGCTTGAGGTTGACCTCGAAACCGCCTTGGACGGTGCTGCTGTGCCCGGTGTTCCAGTGGTAGGTCGAGGTGTTGGTGGTGGAGCCCGACACGCAGCTGAACGTGCCGCTGACCAGGGACGTGAAGGTCGCGCCGGTGATCTCCGGGTGGCCGGGGGACGCGCAGCCGCCCAGCGTGCCGATGGCGTGGAAGTCGATCTTCCTGGGCAGCAGCGTCATACCGGGGGAGTAGGTGCCGACCTGGGTGCCCAGGGCGCAGTTGACGTCCACCGCGGACGCCGAAGCGGGCACGTGGAACAGCACGGTGGCGCCGAGCAGCCCGCCGACCACGGCGACGATCAGTGAACGCAGACGCATGGGGTTTCCCGTTCTTCGCAGGCGTGATGGTCGGATCGAGTTTCGCGATCCGCTCCTCCGCTCTCAATCGGCTGAACGGCTTGCGGTGGCACACCGTGTGTGGGTGTCGTTCCCCGCAGGACTGCGGGATTGCGCGATGGGCGGTTTCGCGATGACCGCGATTGGCCCACCGAGAGCGATTCCGCAGTTCTGCGGTACGGCTACGGCTTTTCGAAGGAAACTTCGCAGAGGTACTCGATTGGCGGCTGAGGTGTCGGGCGGAGGGGTATCCACTGTCGGCGAGAGCGATGCCCGAGTCGGATGTCACCTCGGATCGGCTCGGGTCGCCCCATCCGGGAGGAATGGATCAATGGACAAGGTGAGACCTTTCTTGGTGGCGGTCTCGGCGCTGGCTGCGCTCACCGGCGTCGGAGCCGTTGGGGCCGGAACGGCATCGGCGGAAGCGTTCAGCGTGCAAGAAGCTCGCACTTTGTGCTATGCGAACGACGTTGACGTGCGGTACTCGCCCGGCGGAAGTCCGACCGGTCGGCTCGTGTACCGGAACCAGAGCGTGAACGTCATCGATCATCGCGATGGCGTGTGGTGGCAGATCAATTCGCCGTACTCCGGCTACGTGCTGGCGGCGTACTTCTGCTGACCCGCTTCCAGGACTGCGACCGGAAGCCGTCGAAGTGCGCTCGACGGCTTCCGGCCGGCCGATAGCCCGTCGAACTCGGATCTCCGCGACCGGCACCAGCGCTGGGCCGACCACGGCGATCCGGACGATGCCGTCCCGGCCGCGCGTGTGGTGGTCGGGTCGCCACGTCACACGGATGATCGCCGGGGGCGGGTCGGTGCGCACCCGGTGCGTCGGTTACGGCGGTCCCCACAACAGGTCCGCGAGTTCGTCCGGCTCGGTGATGTGGTGAAGGTCCAGTGGTGTCTCTTCCAATACCTCGAAGTCGTGCAGGAAGGTGTAGGCGAGCATGTCGCGGGTGAATCGCGGCGTCCGCTCCAGTCCCAGCCCCTCCAGCGCCGCGGCGAGGAGGGCGCGGTCGGCTCGGAAGGCGTTGAGGTGCAACTGCACCAGGGCGTAGCGCGGGTCGCCCGCGTAGACGTCGGTGAAGTCGATCAGGCCGGTGACGGCCGGCTGCTCGGTGTCGACGAAGATGTTCGTGCCGTGCAGGTCGCCGTGCACGAAGGCGATCGGTGTGCCGTGGACCAGGTCCCGTGGGTCCGGCAGGAGGTCTTCGACGCGGTCGAGGAGACGCGGCGAGAGGTAGCCCCACTTCCGGTGGTCGGTGACGGTCTTCGCGCGGCGGGTGCGCAGCAGGTCCAGGAAGGTGGACCGGTCGGGCCTCAGGTTCACCCGACCGGTGAGCGGCACCTCGGCCAGCGCGCGGATCGTGACGCCGATGCGGTGGGCCAGTTCGAGCCGCGAGTCCCGGTCCAACCCGGCGTCGACGGCGGCCCGCCAGGTGCGGCCGGTGGCGGTGCGCAGCACGAGGAACGGCCACGGCCAGGTCGGGCTCCCCGGCCGGAGTTCGCCCGCCCCGGCGATGGCGGGCACGGGGAGGCCGCGTCCGTCGAGCACCCGGTAGGCGTCCAGCTCGGCGGCGTGGTTGTCCGGCCCGCTCCAGTGCCGGCCGTAGAACTTGACCACGTAACCGTTGTCCCCCACCAGAACCGGGTGAGTGCTCTCACCGGGTACGTGCAACCGTTCGGGTGGCGGGAGGCCGACGAGGTCGAGGGCGTGCCGTCCCCACGGCTCCCACAGCGCGGGGTCGTTGCGATGGGACGCATAGGAT
Coding sequences:
- a CDS encoding transposase produces the protein MAPPKKYPDESRARAVRLFRESDPKPVVRRLAEQLGVHPEALRNWIRQDEADRGERDDRPTSTESEELRQLRKENAEFKRANEILKTASAFFAVEPDPTRRRS
- a CDS encoding AraC family transcriptional regulator, with translation MDPIDDVLSARSGEDSRYVLVQARGPWGISFRSPRATYVMMVRSGRCWWLRGANTAPALLTPGACFLVQADAEFAVADEPGRSTVSCESLLAAERDPSVRHGGNGPLTEIVSARLALDSGVTEPLLRALPPVLRFDLDDSADDALRSTFRLLELERSFPGFGSGFIMSRLAEALFVYALRTYVSSSATAPHGWLAALSDPRLAPALRELHTDIAHPWTVKELASRAGMSRAAFAAAFKQKTGDSPINHLTCWRMHRAKRLLRDTQLSLGQIARTIGYDTDAAFSRAFRRVEGVAPGTWRRRWRTSAGELSRAD
- a CDS encoding phosphotransferase family protein, translating into MPPDLDVIDSEESYASHRNDPALWEPWGRHALDLVGLPPPERLHVPGESTHPVLVGDNGYVVKFYGRHWSGPDNHAAELDAYRVLDGRGLPVPAIAGAGELRPGSPTWPWPFLVLRTATGRTWRAAVDAGLDRDSRLELAHRIGVTIRALAEVPLTGRVNLRPDRSTFLDLLRTRRAKTVTDHRKWGYLSPRLLDRVEDLLPDPRDLVHGTPIAFVHGDLHGTNIFVDTEQPAVTGLIDFTDVYAGDPRYALVQLHLNAFRADRALLAAALEGLGLERTPRFTRDMLAYTFLHDFEVLEETPLDLHHITEPDELADLLWGPP
- a CDS encoding SH3 domain-containing protein; amino-acid sequence: MDKVRPFLVAVSALAALTGVGAVGAGTASAEAFSVQEARTLCYANDVDVRYSPGGSPTGRLVYRNQSVNVIDHRDGVWWQINSPYSGYVLAAYFC
- a CDS encoding flavodoxin family protein yields the protein MPESPAPAPSVAIAFHSGHGHTAVLAEAARRGAAVAGANAILVPVDTITERQWRQLDDADAIVFGSPTHMGSASAAFHTFAEATSRRFAEGRWADKLAAGFTNSASKYGDKAGTLAFFATFAAQHRMLWVSLGLAPGWNSTTATENDLNRLGFWGGAGAQTPVDGGIETVHPSDIATVEHLGGRVARQAALVAAGRRAVRLTS
- a CDS encoding IS110 family transposase; the protein is MRTDLGVLRPGDEVAVYLRTPTRRRTDLVDGRTRQTNRLRDQLLAFFPALERVRA